A single window of Grus americana isolate bGruAme1 chromosome 10, bGruAme1.mat, whole genome shotgun sequence DNA harbors:
- the KIF7 gene encoding kinesin-like protein KIF7 isoform X1: protein MAAEGAAVRVAVRVRPLLPREALRGHRPCLRGDAATGEVALGRSRRFRFAAVLPEAAGQATVYRACVQPLLRAFFRGFNATVFAYGQTGSGKTYTIGEASVASINEDEQGIIPRAMAETFQLIDENDLIDYTVRVSYLEVYKEEFRDLLQVDTASKDIQIREDDKGNIVLCGVKESEVEGLDEVLSLLEMGNTAKHTGATHINRQSSRSHTIFTVTMEQRRRAGRLPLHQHPPSIPASGQVLVSKFHFVDLAGSERIVKTGNTGERLKESIQINSGLLALGNVISALGDPRRKSSHIPYRDSKITRILKDSLGGNAQTVMIACVSPSSSDFDESLNTLNYASRAQNIQNKAVVNCRKETEHVEELHLQIKNLQKALEQRHRSETRIINRSATAKRCAPDPTARLLAECAHYRTCTDAAYRLLMELQEDSNLTVEQILRVKEWLCAVESERSELTSAGLDSGIESTSAEDQSSEAQGSKLAKAQVNTEKGCESLKDEQVAKLQRQVERLEEENRDFLAALEDAMEQYKLQSDKLQEQQDKISELHVRLEMAMPNLCVPELLENLHLVTAGQRPHTAPLDAAPSHGLGGVPSGLLPTEQSRRALCRKLNSNPSFQEEDLAGWHLNHVQCPTSNPEIKAILLRRELSQDLEKPAELSSGEEEEEWEQKWSLSQRRNRIQSWSKKEICKLSEEPSGGSVRLIQEEQLELSKEVCRRQEPLLSPWEHLPGKDSEWRLVQAQQKIRELAINIRMKEELITELIKTGKDAQALNRQYCQKISELEQEAEQVRAELSDSQKQLQELEGKEPWDPGEKHKLQEYRTRVAAAQSKARVLCKKKQATERLVSLSAQSEKRVQELERNIQLMRRQQGQLQRRLREESEQKRRLETEVNKRQHQVKELELKHEQHQKILRIKTEEIAAFQRKRRSGSNGSVISLEQQQKIEEQKKWLDMEMDKVLEQRRALNELEDELRKREAIVAKKEALLQEKNGLESKRLRSSQALTDDIVRVSSRLEHLEKELTEKNGQLRHSSAHNQQQIRQEINNLRQEKDQLLKQRLELDNKLRQGTLLSPEEERILFQLDEAIEALDAAIEYKNESITCRQRVLRASASLLSQCEMNLMAKLSYLSSSETRALLCKYFDKVVTLREDQHRQHIAFSELEMQLEEQQQLVYWLEAAIERQRLEMDRQLTLQQKEHEQNMQLLLQQSREHMDEGLASSKLQYEVRIQVLEKELSHYMWANQELKQRLSNMNLHPGQTKAGMDRSLHGAGDRAPPALGTCEESSLRDQPVPLAVTEESHRVRDESRDLVHAPLPSTWRRSSLPNDSPGDLQQRDAEHLLRAGQSHEVHLPRTLAPASKPRRELRRASLNVTPVPYHPAMIDVRKNPL from the exons ATGGCGGCGGAGGGGGCGGCGGTGCGGGTGGCTGTGCGGGTGCGGCCGCTGCTGCCCCGGGAGGCGCTGCGGGGGCACCGGCCCTGCCTGCGGGGAGACGCCGCCACCGGCGAGGTGGCGCTGGGCCGCAGCCGCCGCTTCCGCTTCGCCGCCGTGCTGCCCGAGGCGGCGGGGCAGGCGACCGTCTACCGGGCCTGCGTCCAGCCGCTGCTGCGGGCCTTCTTCCGCGGCTTCAACGCCACCGTCTTCGCCTACGGGCAGACCGGCTCCGGCAAGACCTACACCATCGGGGAGGCCAGCGTCG CTTCCATCAATGAAGACGAGCAGGGCATCATCCCGCGAGCCATGGCCGAGACCTTCCAGCTCATCGATGAGAATGACCTGATTGACTACACAGTCCGAGTGTCCTACCTGGAGGTGTACAAGGAGGAGTTTCGGGACTTGCTGCAGGTGGATACAGCCAGCAAAGACATCCAGATCCGGGAGGATGACAAAGGGAACATCG TGCTCTGCGGTGTGAAGGAGTCAGAAGTGGAAGGGCTGGACGAGGTGCTGAGCCTGCTGGAGATGGGGAACACAGCCAAGCACACGGGAGCTACCCACATCAACAGGCAGTCAAGTCGCTCTCACACCATCTTCACGGTGACCATGGAACAACGGCGCAGGGCTGGCCGCCTCCccctccaccagcaccccccctccatccctgcctcgGGCCAGGTCCTGGTTTCCAAGTTTCACTTTGTGGACCTGGCGGGCTCAGAGCGAATTGTGAAGACAGGAAACACGGGGGAAAGGCTGAAGGAGAGCATCCAGATCAACAGTGGCCTCCTGGCCTTGGGCAACGTCATCAGTGCCTTGGGAGATCCTCGCAGGAAGAGCAGCCACATCCCCTACAGGGACTCCAAAATCACCAG GATCCTGAAAGACTCCCTGGGGGGCAATGCCCAGACCGTGATGATAGCCTGTGTCAGCCCATCCTCCTCTGACTTCGACGAGAGCCTCAATACGCTGAACTATGCCAGCCGGGCTCAAAACATCCAGAACAAGGCCGTGGTGAACTGCCGCAAGGAGACCGAGCACGTCGAAGAGCTTCACCTGCAGATAAAGAACCTGCAGAAGGCGCTGGAACAGCGTCACCGCTCTGAGACCCGTATCATCAACCGCTCGGCCACCGCCAAACGATGCGCACCGGACCCCACGGCTCGGCTGCTGGCAGAGTGCGCACATTACCGGACCTGCACCGACGCCGCGTACCGGCTCCTgatggagctgcaggaggacagtAACCTGACAGTGGAGCAGATCCTGCGGGTTAAGGAGTGGTTGTGCGCAGTGGAAAGCGAGAGGAGCGAGCTGACCTCAGCTGGGCTGGATAGCGGCATCGAGAGCACCTCGGCAGAAGACCAGAGCTCCGAGGCACAAGGCTCAAAGCTGGCAAAGGCCCAG GTCAACACCGAGAAGGGGTGTGAGTCCCTCAAAGATGAGCAGGTGGCCAAACTGCAGAGGCAAGTGGAGCgcctggaggaggagaaccGTGATTTCCTGGCTGCCCTGGAGGATGCCATGGAGCAGTACAAGCTGCAG AGCGacaagctgcaggagcagcaggataAGATCTCAGAGCTGCATGTGCGCTTGGAGATGGCAATGCCAAACCTCTGTGTGCCAGAACTGCTGGAAAACCTTCACCTGGTGACTGCTGGCCAGAGACCTCACACAGCCCCGCTGGATGCTGCCCCATCCCATGGCCTTGGCGGGGTTCCCTCAGGGCTCCTTCCCactgagcagagcagaagagcCCTTTGCAGGAAg CTCAACAGCAACCCCTCCTTCCAGGAGGAGGACCTGGCAGGCTGGCACCTGAACCACGTGCAGTGCCCGACCAGCAATCCTGAGATCAAAGCCATACTGCTGAGGAGGGAGCTCAGCCAGGACTTGGAGaagccagcagagctgtcctcgggagaggaggaagaagagtggGAACAGAAATGGTCCCTGTCCCAGCGCCG AAACAGGATCCAAAGCTGGAGCAAGAAAGAGATTTGCAAGTTGAGCGAGGAGCCAAGCGGAGGCAGTGTCCGCTTGATTcaggaggagcagctggagctgTCAAAAG AGGTCTGCCGGAGGCAGGAGCCACTGCTCAGTCCCTGGGAACACCTGCCAGGGAAGGACTCTGAGTGGAGGCTGGTGCAAGCACAACAGAAGATCCGAGAGCTGGCAATCAACATCCGCATGAAGGAGGAGCTGATCACGGAGCTCATTAAGAcag GCAAGGACGCCCAGGCTCTGAACAGGCAGTACTGCCAGAAGATCAGCGAGCTGGAGCAGGAAGCAGAGCAGGTGCGGGCAGAGCTGAGCGACAGCCAGAagcagctccaggagctggagggCAAAGAGCCATGGGACCCCGGGGAGAAGCACAAGCTGCAGGAGTACCGCACACGCGTGGCAGCTGCGCAGAGCAAGGCACGG GTTCTATGCAAGAAGAAGCAGGCAACGGAGAGGCTAGTGTCACTCTCAGCCCAGAGTGAGAAGCGAgtgcaggagctggagaggaacaTTCAGCTGATGCGGCGGCAGCAGGGCCAGCTGCAGCGCCGGCTGCGGGAGGAGAGCGAGCAGAAACGGCGGCTGGAGACAGAGGTGAATAAGCGGCAGCACCAAGTCAAG GAACTGGAACTGAAGCACGAGCAGCACCAGAAAATCCTGCGCatcaaaacagaggaaatagCAGCTTTCCAGAGGAAGCGGCGGAGCGGCAGCAACGGCTCCGTGATCAGCCTGGAACAGCAGCAG AAAATCGAGGAACAGAAGAAGTGGCTGGATATGGAAATGGATAAAGTTCTTGAGCAGCGCCGGGCCCTGAATGAGCTGGAAGATGAGCTGCGGAAGCGGGAAGCTATCGTGGCCAAAAAGGAAGCCTTGCTGCAGGAGAAGAACGGCCTGGAGAGCAAACGACTGCGCTCCAGCCAG GCCCTGACAGATGACATAGTGCGTGTGTCCAGCCGCCTGGAGCACCTGGAAAAGGAGCTGACCGAGAAGAACGGGCAACTGCGTCACAGCAGTGCCCACAACCAGCAGCAGATCCGCCAGGAGATCAACAACCTGCGCCAGGAGAAGGACCAGCTGCTCAAACAGAGGTTGGAGCTCGACAACAAGCTGCGTCAGGGCACCCTGCTGTCCCCAGAG gaaGAACGGATCTTGTTCCAGCTGGACGAGGCAATTGAGGCTCTGGATGCAGCCATTGAGTACAAGAACGAGTCCATCACATGCAGGCAACGAGTCCTGCGGGCCTCAGCCAGCCTGCTGTCCCAGTGTGAGATGAACCTCATGGCCAAGCTCAGCTACCTCTCCTCCTCCGAGACCCGAGCTCTGCTCTGCAAGTACTTTGACAAG GTGGTGACGCTTCGAGAGGATCAGCACAGGCAGCACATTGCCTTCTCAGAGCTGGAGatgcagctggaggagcagcagcagctggtgtaCTGGCTGGAGGCGGCCATAGAGCGCCAGCGCCTGGAGATGGACCGCCAGCTCACCCTGCAGCAGAAGGAGCATGAGCAGAACATGCAGTTACTGCTCCAGCAGAGCCGCG aGCATATGGATGAGGGGCTGGCCAGCAGCAAGCTGCAGTATGAGGTGAGGATTCAGGTGCTGGAAAAGGAGCTGAGCCATTATATGTGGGCAAACCAGGAGCTGAAACAGAGGCTGAGTAACATGAACCTCCATCCTGGGCAGACCAAAG CAGGGATGGACAGaagccttcacggggctggggacagagctCCCCCTGCGCTTGGGACCTGTGAGGAATCCAGCCTTAGGGACCAGCCCGTGCCTTTGGCCGTCACTGAAGAAAGCCATCGGGTCAGGGATGAGAGCAGGGACCTGGTGCACGCCCCTTTGCCATCGACATGGAGACGTTCCTCCCTGCCCAACGACAGCCCCGGGGACCTTCAGCAGAGGGACGCCGAACACTTGCTGAGAGCAGGGCAGTCCCACGAGGTGCACCTGCCTCGGACCCTTGCTCCTGCCTCCAAGCCCCGCCGGGAGCTCCGCAGAGCCAGCCTGAATGTGACCCCAGTGCCTTACCACCCAGCAATGATAGATGTGAGGAAAAATCCACTCTAG
- the KIF7 gene encoding kinesin-like protein KIF7 isoform X2: MAAEGAAVRVAVRVRPLLPREALRGHRPCLRGDAATGEVALGRSRRFRFAAVLPEAAGQATVYRACVQPLLRAFFRGFNATVFAYGQTGSGKTYTIGEASVASINEDEQGIIPRAMAETFQLIDENDLIDYTVRVSYLEVYKEEFRDLLQVDTASKDIQIREDDKGNIVLCGVKESEVEGLDEVLSLLEMGNTAKHTGATHINRQSSRSHTIFTVTMEQRRRAGRLPLHQHPPSIPASGQVLVSKFHFVDLAGSERIVKTGNTGERLKESIQINSGLLALGNVISALGDPRRKSSHIPYRDSKITRILKDSLGGNAQTVMIACVSPSSSDFDESLNTLNYASRAQNIQNKAVVNCRKETEHVEELHLQIKNLQKALEQRHRSETRIINRSATAKRCAPDPTARLLAECAHYRTCTDAAYRLLMELQEDSNLTVEQILRVKEWLCAVESERSELTSAGLDSGIESTSAEDQSSEAQGSKLAKAQVNTEKGCESLKDEQVAKLQRQVERLEEENRDFLAALEDAMEQYKLQSDKLQEQQDKISELHVRLEMAMPNLCVPELLENLHLVTAGQRPHTAPLDAAPSHGLGGVPSGLLPTEQSRRALCRKLNSNPSFQEEDLAGWHLNHVQCPTSNPEIKAILLRRELSQDLEKPAELSSGEEEEEWEQKWSLSQRRNRIQSWSKKEICKLSEEPSGGSVRLIQEEQLELSKEVCRRQEPLLSPWEHLPGKDSEWRLVQAQQKIRELAINIRMKEELITELIKTGKDAQALNRQYCQKISELEQEAEQVRAELSDSQKQLQELEGKEPWDPGEKHKLQEYRTRVAAAQSKARVLCKKKQATERLVSLSAQSEKRVQELERNIQLMRRQQGQLQRRLREESEQKRRLETEVNKRQHQVKELELKHEQHQKILRIKTEEIAAFQRKRRSGSNGSVISLEQQQKIEEQKKWLDMEMDKVLEQRRALNELEDELRKREAIVAKKEALLQEKNGLESKRLRSSQALTDDIVRVSSRLEHLEKELTEKNGQLRHSSAHNQQQIRQEINNLRQEKDQLLKQRLELDNKLRQGTLLSPEEERILFQLDEAIEALDAAIEYKNESITCRQRVLRASASLLSQCEMNLMAKLSYLSSSETRALLCKYFDKVVTLREDQHRQHIAFSELEMQLEEQQQLVYWLEAAIERQRLEMDRQLTLQQKEHEQNMQLLLQQSREHMDEGLASSKLQYEVRIQVLEKELSHYMWANQELKQRLSNMNLHPGQTKGMDRSLHGAGDRAPPALGTCEESSLRDQPVPLAVTEESHRVRDESRDLVHAPLPSTWRRSSLPNDSPGDLQQRDAEHLLRAGQSHEVHLPRTLAPASKPRRELRRASLNVTPVPYHPAMIDVRKNPL, encoded by the exons ATGGCGGCGGAGGGGGCGGCGGTGCGGGTGGCTGTGCGGGTGCGGCCGCTGCTGCCCCGGGAGGCGCTGCGGGGGCACCGGCCCTGCCTGCGGGGAGACGCCGCCACCGGCGAGGTGGCGCTGGGCCGCAGCCGCCGCTTCCGCTTCGCCGCCGTGCTGCCCGAGGCGGCGGGGCAGGCGACCGTCTACCGGGCCTGCGTCCAGCCGCTGCTGCGGGCCTTCTTCCGCGGCTTCAACGCCACCGTCTTCGCCTACGGGCAGACCGGCTCCGGCAAGACCTACACCATCGGGGAGGCCAGCGTCG CTTCCATCAATGAAGACGAGCAGGGCATCATCCCGCGAGCCATGGCCGAGACCTTCCAGCTCATCGATGAGAATGACCTGATTGACTACACAGTCCGAGTGTCCTACCTGGAGGTGTACAAGGAGGAGTTTCGGGACTTGCTGCAGGTGGATACAGCCAGCAAAGACATCCAGATCCGGGAGGATGACAAAGGGAACATCG TGCTCTGCGGTGTGAAGGAGTCAGAAGTGGAAGGGCTGGACGAGGTGCTGAGCCTGCTGGAGATGGGGAACACAGCCAAGCACACGGGAGCTACCCACATCAACAGGCAGTCAAGTCGCTCTCACACCATCTTCACGGTGACCATGGAACAACGGCGCAGGGCTGGCCGCCTCCccctccaccagcaccccccctccatccctgcctcgGGCCAGGTCCTGGTTTCCAAGTTTCACTTTGTGGACCTGGCGGGCTCAGAGCGAATTGTGAAGACAGGAAACACGGGGGAAAGGCTGAAGGAGAGCATCCAGATCAACAGTGGCCTCCTGGCCTTGGGCAACGTCATCAGTGCCTTGGGAGATCCTCGCAGGAAGAGCAGCCACATCCCCTACAGGGACTCCAAAATCACCAG GATCCTGAAAGACTCCCTGGGGGGCAATGCCCAGACCGTGATGATAGCCTGTGTCAGCCCATCCTCCTCTGACTTCGACGAGAGCCTCAATACGCTGAACTATGCCAGCCGGGCTCAAAACATCCAGAACAAGGCCGTGGTGAACTGCCGCAAGGAGACCGAGCACGTCGAAGAGCTTCACCTGCAGATAAAGAACCTGCAGAAGGCGCTGGAACAGCGTCACCGCTCTGAGACCCGTATCATCAACCGCTCGGCCACCGCCAAACGATGCGCACCGGACCCCACGGCTCGGCTGCTGGCAGAGTGCGCACATTACCGGACCTGCACCGACGCCGCGTACCGGCTCCTgatggagctgcaggaggacagtAACCTGACAGTGGAGCAGATCCTGCGGGTTAAGGAGTGGTTGTGCGCAGTGGAAAGCGAGAGGAGCGAGCTGACCTCAGCTGGGCTGGATAGCGGCATCGAGAGCACCTCGGCAGAAGACCAGAGCTCCGAGGCACAAGGCTCAAAGCTGGCAAAGGCCCAG GTCAACACCGAGAAGGGGTGTGAGTCCCTCAAAGATGAGCAGGTGGCCAAACTGCAGAGGCAAGTGGAGCgcctggaggaggagaaccGTGATTTCCTGGCTGCCCTGGAGGATGCCATGGAGCAGTACAAGCTGCAG AGCGacaagctgcaggagcagcaggataAGATCTCAGAGCTGCATGTGCGCTTGGAGATGGCAATGCCAAACCTCTGTGTGCCAGAACTGCTGGAAAACCTTCACCTGGTGACTGCTGGCCAGAGACCTCACACAGCCCCGCTGGATGCTGCCCCATCCCATGGCCTTGGCGGGGTTCCCTCAGGGCTCCTTCCCactgagcagagcagaagagcCCTTTGCAGGAAg CTCAACAGCAACCCCTCCTTCCAGGAGGAGGACCTGGCAGGCTGGCACCTGAACCACGTGCAGTGCCCGACCAGCAATCCTGAGATCAAAGCCATACTGCTGAGGAGGGAGCTCAGCCAGGACTTGGAGaagccagcagagctgtcctcgggagaggaggaagaagagtggGAACAGAAATGGTCCCTGTCCCAGCGCCG AAACAGGATCCAAAGCTGGAGCAAGAAAGAGATTTGCAAGTTGAGCGAGGAGCCAAGCGGAGGCAGTGTCCGCTTGATTcaggaggagcagctggagctgTCAAAAG AGGTCTGCCGGAGGCAGGAGCCACTGCTCAGTCCCTGGGAACACCTGCCAGGGAAGGACTCTGAGTGGAGGCTGGTGCAAGCACAACAGAAGATCCGAGAGCTGGCAATCAACATCCGCATGAAGGAGGAGCTGATCACGGAGCTCATTAAGAcag GCAAGGACGCCCAGGCTCTGAACAGGCAGTACTGCCAGAAGATCAGCGAGCTGGAGCAGGAAGCAGAGCAGGTGCGGGCAGAGCTGAGCGACAGCCAGAagcagctccaggagctggagggCAAAGAGCCATGGGACCCCGGGGAGAAGCACAAGCTGCAGGAGTACCGCACACGCGTGGCAGCTGCGCAGAGCAAGGCACGG GTTCTATGCAAGAAGAAGCAGGCAACGGAGAGGCTAGTGTCACTCTCAGCCCAGAGTGAGAAGCGAgtgcaggagctggagaggaacaTTCAGCTGATGCGGCGGCAGCAGGGCCAGCTGCAGCGCCGGCTGCGGGAGGAGAGCGAGCAGAAACGGCGGCTGGAGACAGAGGTGAATAAGCGGCAGCACCAAGTCAAG GAACTGGAACTGAAGCACGAGCAGCACCAGAAAATCCTGCGCatcaaaacagaggaaatagCAGCTTTCCAGAGGAAGCGGCGGAGCGGCAGCAACGGCTCCGTGATCAGCCTGGAACAGCAGCAG AAAATCGAGGAACAGAAGAAGTGGCTGGATATGGAAATGGATAAAGTTCTTGAGCAGCGCCGGGCCCTGAATGAGCTGGAAGATGAGCTGCGGAAGCGGGAAGCTATCGTGGCCAAAAAGGAAGCCTTGCTGCAGGAGAAGAACGGCCTGGAGAGCAAACGACTGCGCTCCAGCCAG GCCCTGACAGATGACATAGTGCGTGTGTCCAGCCGCCTGGAGCACCTGGAAAAGGAGCTGACCGAGAAGAACGGGCAACTGCGTCACAGCAGTGCCCACAACCAGCAGCAGATCCGCCAGGAGATCAACAACCTGCGCCAGGAGAAGGACCAGCTGCTCAAACAGAGGTTGGAGCTCGACAACAAGCTGCGTCAGGGCACCCTGCTGTCCCCAGAG gaaGAACGGATCTTGTTCCAGCTGGACGAGGCAATTGAGGCTCTGGATGCAGCCATTGAGTACAAGAACGAGTCCATCACATGCAGGCAACGAGTCCTGCGGGCCTCAGCCAGCCTGCTGTCCCAGTGTGAGATGAACCTCATGGCCAAGCTCAGCTACCTCTCCTCCTCCGAGACCCGAGCTCTGCTCTGCAAGTACTTTGACAAG GTGGTGACGCTTCGAGAGGATCAGCACAGGCAGCACATTGCCTTCTCAGAGCTGGAGatgcagctggaggagcagcagcagctggtgtaCTGGCTGGAGGCGGCCATAGAGCGCCAGCGCCTGGAGATGGACCGCCAGCTCACCCTGCAGCAGAAGGAGCATGAGCAGAACATGCAGTTACTGCTCCAGCAGAGCCGCG aGCATATGGATGAGGGGCTGGCCAGCAGCAAGCTGCAGTATGAGGTGAGGATTCAGGTGCTGGAAAAGGAGCTGAGCCATTATATGTGGGCAAACCAGGAGCTGAAACAGAGGCTGAGTAACATGAACCTCCATCCTGGGCAGACCAAAG GGATGGACAGaagccttcacggggctggggacagagctCCCCCTGCGCTTGGGACCTGTGAGGAATCCAGCCTTAGGGACCAGCCCGTGCCTTTGGCCGTCACTGAAGAAAGCCATCGGGTCAGGGATGAGAGCAGGGACCTGGTGCACGCCCCTTTGCCATCGACATGGAGACGTTCCTCCCTGCCCAACGACAGCCCCGGGGACCTTCAGCAGAGGGACGCCGAACACTTGCTGAGAGCAGGGCAGTCCCACGAGGTGCACCTGCCTCGGACCCTTGCTCCTGCCTCCAAGCCCCGCCGGGAGCTCCGCAGAGCCAGCCTGAATGTGACCCCAGTGCCTTACCACCCAGCAATGATAGATGTGAGGAAAAATCCACTCTAG